The Phaseolus vulgaris cultivar G19833 chromosome 5, P. vulgaris v2.0, whole genome shotgun sequence genomic interval TGGTTATGGCTTGTTCTATGTACACTTCTCATTCTGATTAATGTGTCATGTTACCAAATGTTGAAAGCCTGAAATTGGggttaaaattgtttaaattccCTGCAATCATGATGAAAAGTAGATCCAGTAAAGCTGGTACATGACGTTTCCGTTTATTTATGTGAATAGTATAAATCAATTCAGAAATTTGTAATATTATCTTAATGATTATATCTATCAAGTTtcacattatttataattttataaaaatattctttatcagtaaaaaattatattatttgctaaaattaaataattttgataaattttaaattattttaaaattatataacaatTGTAGATATTAttcaataagtaaaaatataaaattaagtaattaaaatagtaaaatttatattttataaaacatttattgaaaatataatttggCATCTGATATaatctaattaatatatatatatatatatatatatatatatatatataatacacaaACATATATGATAAGATTTcttatttatatcttttatatattaaGGGGATTTCCTGTAAGTTTCAAATCTCATTCAAGCTTCTTTTCCAAATATTTCCAAACTCATTTAGATTATAATTAAGCCAAGCGTTGTTGGGAGAGATATTGGCATAACATTTACTggaacaatatcttgttttattttGTGAGTTTGAGacgaatttttaattttagaaattcgAGATAATATCTCTATAAAATATTTGCTTTCAATGCTTATGAGGTATTGCAAATTTTATTATACAATTCTTTAACTATACAATTCTTTAACTCACATTTCATTTTCCATTTTAATTTAAGGAcacaatttggatttttttgcATGATTCAGTTCATTCTTATGAGTAGACGATTACGTATGTTATGGTAAATATTAGACTGTGTATcctaaaaataatgaattaatagaAATAACGGACAAGATCTAActaaacttaattaaataaattttaattaaaacaattaatttattcACTGTTACAgtctaaaaatatataattaagacTTTAAATGTGAATGATActcataaattatttaaatatttttatgttaattaaatattttaaaataattttatactaaAAAAGTTTACGTATAATTATTGtaatagtaataaatattttttaataaataattgaatatatttttaatataataaatattttattattatttacgcGTGTGTCTATATATAATTGactattatgaatttttttatgttttttttgtcTAAATAGTGAATCATGCTAAATAAATccttaaattaataaattgatGGATAAAAAATCAATACATTATTATCTATTGGTGTATAAAGaatcaatatattattatctAACTAATGTATTGGTGGATAAAGAATGAATATGTTATTCTCCAATTATAAAAGgcaaagtattattttttattagtagttgatgatatataattttgataGTGTATAATaaaccttttattttttaacacgATAGTTGAATTTTCGGGTAACACAGTTGATCTCTTACTATGGTTTTATCTAAGAATAGAATGTTAAGGTGGTGAGTTAGCGGATATTGTTAAGGCTAACTCCTCTTTGAAGTTAGTTTGGTATTGTTAACAAGAAAAGCAAACTAGTTACTTGGCAgagttggaaaaaaaaaactgcaaaTTTTGTTTTGCAGATATGATGCATTCCTCATTGcgaattttgaattgtgaaaaGTTAGATGTGGTAGGGTACAGCTAGCAGTTACAGTATATCGTGAAAGAAGATAACAGAACAAGAAAAATCTCAACCCCAACCCCctcaaacaaacaaacaaacccTCTAGCCAAGCCCAAAcccttattcttcttcttcttcttcttcttcttcttcttcttcttcatcttcttcgtcTTCCTCAGGAGAAAACATTCTAACCCTAGAAAAGCAGTGTGTGTTTTTGTCCCGGAAACACACACAGACAGAGAGAGAGTTGATGAGTTGTGGAGGGAAAGAGGAATCGATCGTTCGCAATCACAATTCCAGACCAGAGGAATTGGGCAGGAGGAGTGTTGCAGTGGAGCATTATACCTCAATTGAGGATAGCCCCAAATTCAATGTTCTCAACCCCATTTGTCCTAACCTTCTCCCTCCTCCTCTCCCTCCCAATCCTCTTCTTCCTCGCTCCAAGGATCCTTCCTCCCAAACCCCACTCCCTACCAATCTCCCCTTCCGATGAACTCGATGACATCAACCTATTCAACCGTGCCATTACCCTGGCCAATTCACACGCCACAACGAACCCCTCCAAATTCTTCCACCTCTCCTCGAAAAACCCCTCTCTCAAAATAGCGTTCCTTTTCCTCACCAACACCGATCTCCACTTCTCACCCCTCTGGGACCTCTTCTTCCACGACACCCCCTCCTACCTCTTCAACATCTACATCCACGCCGACCCCTCCGTCAACATCACGCGCTCCCTCCTCTCCCCCTCTTCGCCAACAAATTCATCCCCTCCAAACGCACCTTCCGCGCCTCCCCCACCCTCATCTCCGCCACGCGCCGCCTCCTCGCCACTGCCCTTCTCGACGACCCCTCAAACGCCTACTTCGCCCTCCTCTCCCAGCACTGCGTCCCCCTCCACTCCTTCCCCTACACCTACCGCTCCCTCCTCCTCTCCCCCACCTTCGACTCCTCCGATCCCGAATCCTCCCGCATCGGCATCCGCCTCAAGTACAAATCTTTCATCGAAATCATCTCCCACGCTCCCAAGCTCTGGAAACGCTACACTTCCCGCGGCCGCTACGCCATGAT includes:
- the LOC137835586 gene encoding LOW QUALITY PROTEIN: glycosyltransferase BC10 (The sequence of the model RefSeq protein was modified relative to this genomic sequence to represent the inferred CDS: inserted 1 base in 1 codon) — its product is MFSTPFVLTFSLLLSLPILFFLAPRILPPKPHSLPISPSDELDDINLFNRAITLANSHATTNPSKFFHLSSKNPSLKIAFLFLTNTDLHFSPLWDLFFHDTPSYLFNIYIHADPSVNITRSXPLPLFANKFIPSKRTFRASPTLISATRRLLATALLDDPSNAYFALLSQHCVPLHSFPYTYRSLLLSPTFDSSDPESSRIGIRLKYKSFIEIISHAPKLWKRYTSRGRYAMMPEIPFEQFRVGSQFFALTRRHALLVVKDRTLWRKFKIPCYRDEECYPEEHYFPTLLSMADPDGCTKYTLTRVNWTGTVNGHPYTYRPPEVSSELIIRLRQSNNSESYLFARKFTPDCLEPLMRIAKSVIFRD